The Lycium barbarum isolate Lr01 chromosome 4, ASM1917538v2, whole genome shotgun sequence nucleotide sequence aattatagaaaataaaaaaaaaatagtttaaaaaatggaaaggttatttaaaaaaaaattgattatttagttttcacattttaaaaaaaaatcaaattttccatttcttaaatcatttttttcctgattttctaaatattttgatattcttttacaaaaaatattattttttcatttttttaaatccAGATTTTATTAAATAATgcatgtttttaaaaaaaatatacaatttttttataaaaaatattattttttaatttccatgtaggtgccaGCATAGCATTACTTATGCTATGTGGATAagttttttgagaaaatttaagtttcacttgccttttgaaaaatGAGTTTACACatttagttcaggtgtgttttgcaaactaaatagtgatagtttaggtagttttttcaaccttatgatagtttaggtacgaaattaaaaaaaaatgatagttaaGGTGTGTTTTTGATCCTTATCTCgatcttaaattaaagatttGTAGAATATATAAAAATGTCATATGTCACGAGGAAATTTGAAATTAAAGAGtctctaaaaaaaaataaagagataatcttttaaacggactaaaaagaaaattaagATAAATATTTTGAAATGGATGGAATTCTATTTTTGACATGAGAAAGAAATTACTTCTTCTTTTCAGTATGAGAGCATTTAGGTGGATCCGGTATCATCTTTTCAAATTTCAAAACATAAAGCTCACTTGTCAGGACTTGAAAACCATAGCATTAAAATGAGCAGTAAAACAGAAGCATAAACGAAATGTAACGGTATGATTTGTGGAACCTAGATGGAGCAGCACGACCACCAAACTTGTTGGGCTCACATCGTGGAGGATCAGTAACAAGCAAAGTCCTATCATATCGCACAAGTATATCCTTAATCTCCTTCTTAGATTGTTCATCAACATACTTGTGGTAAAACGCAACAAGTGCCTTGGCGATGGATTCACGAATAGCGTAGATTTGTGAAGTGTGACCTCCACCTTTCACACGGATCCTCATATCCACTGCAGCATAACGGTGTCGTCCTAACAGTAAAATAGGTTCGACGGCCTTGTACCTGAGAATTTCAGGTTGGACAAGCTCGATAGGAACACCGTTGATTTTGATCACACGTTTGCAGTGTGTCACTGCTACTGCTGTCTTCTTCCGCCCGAAACATTGCACTGTTGCAGCCGCCGCCTCCATTGTTGTTCTTTTTCTCTGCTTTTGCTTTTGCTTTGTGGTGAAAGGTTATTACCCTAGGTCTACATAGAAAGTATCACTATATTTCTTTAAAAcgaaatagaagaaaacaaaatatttaaaaacaatCCACTCAAACATGGAAACAATATGTAATTAAGGTGGCATCTCCATCCAAATCATAAGATTGACAATCTAATTTTTTATTTGTCCATTTATCATATGATGTTTTGACCCGCCTAACTAAATTGCGCGTTCTGGATGGTCTTGAAACCAATCATAGAGTCCCAATGCTCCCATTCTCCATAAGGACTAAGGAAGTATTTTGTCACGGGTGCATAGTAGTACTGACAGTATTTTTAGGGAGTTCCAGTAACATATTTTTGGAACACTGTAACTACAAAGGAGGACCAAGATTTGGTTTATTCTTCAGAGGACACCTCCACTTTCCTACAGTTTCCATTGCACTAACAAGGGATTGTTTCGTCCTCAGGCTAGTTAAGTAGGGACTATTTTGTTGTGAATTATAGTAATTGAACTGGTAAACGACGAATAATACACGAATGTTATGCAGGCTATACTTTCGCAGTGCATTCAGTTGAACAAAACCACTGTCCTGCAGTCTCTCACTATATGCGGTTCCCCTAAAAGTCCTTTCAGGAGATAGTTCATTGACTAAAGTTGAGTTATTACTCCCATCAGCTTCCTGATCTTGCTGAATATTACAACAGAGAAAGGAAATTTCACTTGAACTTAGTATGAAGTGTTACTTATTGTACTTCTTAGCAACGGAGTAATAAttgtatgataagaacaaatgaATATAAGATCCAGATGTTTTCACAACACCTTTTAAAACTATAACCAAGAAGCAGATTTAATTCCTTGATCTTCTCCACAAATCAAGCAAACTGAAGACTTTGATATATTTTGCAAGTCAGATAATAAGATTATCTAAAATAGTCACTCAATCCTCCATGTAAGAGTACTGCTAGCTAAATTGCAGGAATTGGAGAACGAACTTGAGAATTAAGCAGTTGAGCAGGAACTTTAACAGAGAAGTTTGAATTAATCAGCTAAGAaggtgaaaagaaagaagatgaacAAAGAGAATTTTCAGTACAGAGATTGTAGCATATTAACTGATGATTGTAATCTCTACTATAGAATGCTTTAGAGAATGCTTTATATGAATGAAAGGAAATACAACTGAATCAACAGATCTGATTCCTTCTTATAACTGCTTCCAACTAGCTTCAACTATCATAACTACTTGGGCTGATGTGGCATTTAGCTACAGGATATTTGAACCAGCTGCGTTTTGTGTATCAAAGGGTGCCTTTTTAACCTGAAGTagatcaaaacataagttataaTCATACTTTTTCCGACTGCAACTTAAAGATTCATAAACGAACAACTTTTAGAAGTGTACATTCAACAGAACTTCATttaaacttcaacttcaaaaaaaGTTGATCAAAGAAAGGGAGTGAGTGAGAAAGCAAGAAGAGAACAAGAAGATGCTTTATGCCTTAGACACGAGCCTTCTGCTCATAATCACAATTGAAATCCTCAGAGTTGCTACTAAATTCCTCAAATTCTTTGTCATAATCAGAAACTGTGAAATATTGTATTTACTTGCTTATATTTTGACTCTCATTTGTGAAAATCCTGGTTGCACCATTGATCTGAGATTCACATAATAGACAACCAGTTCTGTATACCAGGAGGCTCTGATAAAAACCATTTTGGGAAATGGAATAGCATTTATTGGAGCTGCTTAGCTGAAACAGCAGAAATATAAAATTCCACATCCTAAGCACATACGGGCACAAAAATCGTGAAATTGGAAGAGAACATAGGAGAGACAATCAAACAAGTTCCTAGTGTTCAACTGGACTCTAGAAAGAGATCACAGTAACATGACTTCAGTACTGAGGAAATCAATACGGAAGAagtacaagaaaaataaaatcaaTTGTGCAGGCCCCGTCAATTCCTTTGAGTTTAATTATTGCGAACATGCGGGATGCTTAATGCATTAGCGACAACATTGCACGGGTCAACACGTACAACGCCTAGCATCCAATGGCTAGCAATActacaacaaccaacaacaacaataacataccctaTATAGTCCCACCAGGTGGGTTCTGGGGAGGATAGCATCCAACGGCTAGGAATACTGGGGGATCTAATCTCCTTTGCTACCTTGGCTTTGGTTTCTCAATGTCAATATCGGCCAGCAGAGTGCTTCGTCGTTAGTGTTATTTCCAATCTTTACGCATTTCACTGCTCCACTAGAAATTCCCTCTGTCCCTACTGCACTCCAACTTGGTACGTAGTTCTCACCGCCTATTCAGGGTTGAGCCTTGGAATTTGACGGCGGACTTAAAAAGCCACCTACAGATGCCTTACACCAATCCTTTTGGAATAACACTTGCATCCACTGTAGCATATATAAATATGTGTTAATGCATCTCCAGAAACTGATGTGAAGTCCTTGCTACTATGTCGGATACTGGAACTCATTAAGACAAAGTTGAAGTTCCCAAGTGTTAAACTGCTGTGAGCACGCAGAACTAAATACTTAAAAGCCTTCCGTTTTTTACAGTGAGCTTTGAAGATGGTCAAATGGTGAATGTTTCAGTTAGACCATTTTCAAATTTGGTGAATGTTTCACAGCACAAGATTACAGATTTACATAATTTCTCTTACATTTTACATACACGATATACTTCCTCTGATCCCTTTTTACTTGTCCCATGCATATATATTTTTGCACTCTTTCTTAAGGTTTTATTATTACTAAATTGTCAttattaaattattattatttttttgggtaAATAAAAAATTTTATTTAACCCAAGTGAGTATTTACAGctcaagaaaacaaagaaaagagGTAAACAACCATCCTGGACATAAGACCCCAGTGGtttacatcatcatcattattattattattaacaataATAAATCTCAATTAATGTTAGGGTACCCATAAATATTATTACTCTTAATGATAAAGTTTAGGAAATAATTACTTAAtaataaaggtaagatttaaaaACATAATTAATTCTCTTTCAATAAAATGTAGTATAAGTAAACTTTTGCTTTTAGGATACTGGATAAGTGAAGGGGGGACTGAAATATATACTATTTTTGGCTTGAGAAAAGAAATGCAAATGTGTTAAATTGATCAAGATGGCTATTAGGGAAAATGCGTCAAACATATGGAACGTTTTTTTAAAAAGTgtcatattaaaaaataaatcatCTCTTTCAAACCCTTACTTTGGTTGAATTCGTTTTGATTGGAACTTTCATGATTGAAATGGAGTTAACAACAAAGTGAAaccttttctctcttttttttaatCCTAAAATCACTTCACAGATCAAACATTTAGTAATAAAATTACTAAAATGGAGTAAGGACCAACAGGTTTCGTGGTGTAGTTGGTTATCACGTCAGTCTAACACACTGAAGGTCTCCGGTTCGAGTCCGGGCGAAGCCATTTTTGGCATTTTTATCCTCATTTCTCATTGGTTGAATGGTTCCACGTCATACATTATGCAGACATTTTTCATTTTAATCAACACTTTCATTGTCAAAAAGGACCCCTTTGTTTATGTAGTGAATTACTATATGGATTGACGATTATGATGGATGCAATAATAATAAAGGAAATATTACGTAGGTATTACCCTCCCACTcattttatacatataaataaataaaatatggtTCCTTCAAAAGTCCTTACAGGAGACATTTCATTGGCTAAACTTGTAGTTCTCGGTCTTGCTAAGTATGACAACAGAAAGGAAACTGCAATTACAAGAGACATTCATTATCAATGTAATATGGCGAGGTTGAACTTCTTTAGTAGCTAGAGTTTTACTTATCATCCTTCTTTGCATTGAGCAAAGATTGTAGGCAGAATAGCTACAGACCCTCTAAATTTGACGTGTTTTATTCGGATTCCTCTGAAATTTTAATACTTGATCCTAATTACTCTTTTATAATTGTTACCCCTCAAATAATAATTGGTTCTAATTACTTTCTTATACTTAATTTTCTATAATCGTTATCCtctcaaaagaaaaatgataaaagaacaaaaaaattatgttgtattttaagaaaatagccgTTGGAATGACAAAATATAACTATTTCAGATTTTTTTCCACATCAGTTAATATGATGTGGATGTTATTTTACATTCTCCCGCGTCAAGCGTCATCTAAAATcacttgaattatagaaaggttgggggaggaggggggggggggggggggaggattgTGGGTAGTGACATAGCTAGAAATATCGTCaagggtgttcaaaatttaaAGAAGTCGATATAATTCTTTTGTGTTTGATGTGTGCATTGAAAATTTTAAATCAAACATTGCAATATTTAGCTAAACCATACAAATACTTTAATACAACTACAATTTTATAAATCAAAACTAACTTAAAAAGACAACAAAACAATTCTACTAATAAATCTTAGATTTAAGTAATTTACCACAATCATGGCCGAAAAGTAAAACTCTTGAAGCCTAGCACCAAAAAAGGGAGAGAGTCGAGAGGGTTTAGAGCTTTTTGGTAAAGAAATTTTTCTACAACTTGACTTTTAAGGTTTAGGATTTACTTAATACATttaatcaaaaaattatttttaagattatttttttgtttttacacAATTTTAAAGTTTTAAGAGTTACTCCTTTATTAAGAAACTTTTAGTTTATTAATTGTAAAAAAAGAGAGGAATAGAAGCCACCACATTTGGTTGGTTTTTAACAGTTTCTCCACTACAAACAAAATGGTCCACAAAAGAGCGCACGAACAACCTATATGAGAATAGGACCCGCATTATGAACACACTATTGGGCTGTAACTCATATTTGTGCTAAGGGTGTTCAAACTATCATGTATATAATATTTGACCTATATACACGGTATAATTTTCCGACAAAGAGTGTTCGAATGACCCCCTTCGGAGGCTATAGCTCCGCCCGGGAGGAGGGATAATTAGGACCATACATAATTTAAGGAAAAATTGAATAAAGCTTGCTAAGTTTAGAAGGATCTTTAGATATTCTGTCATAATTGTATGATAAAGAGACTTGAAATTAAGATGGTCCTGTCCAGATATTGTCACAGCATCTCTTAACAGCTAAAACAAAGAAGCAGATTTAATTGCTTTATATTATTTATAATGGTTTCATAAAAATATAACAAATTAAAGACTTGATAAATGTGTAAAATGATTATCTAAAGTGTTCACTCAATCCTACAGGTAAAGAGTGCCCTTTTAATCCTGAAGTAGATCAAAATATAAATTACCATATCTTTCTTTTGCCAACTACAGCTTAAACACTCATAAATGAACAACTTTAGAAGTGCACATTCAACATAACTTCATTTTAACTTAAACGTCACAAAAAGTTGTATATTGCAATTTGCAAAGATGTACATCTAGCTCAAGTATATATCATATTTGTTGTTATATCTCCAAAAACTGATGTGAAGTTCTTGGATCTATGTTGGACACTAGAACTCTTTAAAACTAGTTAACTTGACATGATATTGAGtcatttgaatttaaagaatCAAGGCACTAAGTGTTAACTTCAATGAGTAGGCAGAATAATAAATTTTCAGATATCTACTAGATACTTGGAAGTTAAACAGccttaattttttaaaatgaGCTTTAAAAATTTTGGTCAATATTTCTGCTAGACCATTTTCAAAGTTGCTGAATGTTTCACTGCACAAGATTACAATTTTACAAAATAATTACCTCAAGTGAGCTATTTTCAACTTCTATGGTCCTCAACTTAAGGTGCACCTATAGCTCATTCCCACCCCAAAAAAGCCGACGATGTCCCACAAGGTTAAAGATATAGGCTATTAGGTTGGGTCAGGAAATAGAACTTTTGTTTCATCAAACTAATGTAATATGGTGGTATGGTTTATTATAGGAAATAACCGACTCAAATCAAACCATGGTTACTTTTTGagtttttgttctattttttagGGGGAAAAATTGTGTTCTTACTTCTTGAGTTAAATTTAAGGTTGAGCAAAATCCAATGTTTAGTTGTTGCGATGCAAATGATGCTAGAGTTTCATACTTGTAAAATATGAGTAGTTGTTTTCATACTGTAATTGGAATCCTCacaatttataataaaatttcgAATTAAGTCAGGTAAAATGTCCATCTTTCAACGGTTGACcagatagaaaaaaaaatcacttctCAAATAGTTCTATTAACATTACATTTCTGAAATGCAACTTACCAAGTTTATATTTTGATTGAGTATCTATCTTTTCCTTCAAACAAATTTAAAGTAGCTTTTATTTTACCTGTGACCCCAGGAGCTTTTCCTTTTTGCTCCCTTGATAACTGGAATTCACAACCTTTAGATTAGAGACGGAGGGTGCTTACCATTTGAACAACCCCTCTTGTCAATTTAAAGTAGCTTGGAATATGTGCTCGTTGGTTTTCAGTTTTATTAGATGCAAAGAAATTCTAATTACAATATCCACAAAATTTGTAATCTTATTAAGCAAATTCAAACTATACAAGTTTACCTCAGTTATGTTATACCTAATCCCATAATTTGATCTCTTTTAGTTTGATTCTACAAATTTGTTTCACAACATATCTTTCTAACCAAATCTTTTATAGTTCCccaaaattgagataaaaataacAAATTAAGGAATAAGCTTTTAGAAATAAAACAAGAAAGATCTTAGAAAGCTAAATGTAGTTTAATACGTTGACCTAAACTCTATCATGCATTTGACCGACTTAGATAAGAGAAAAAGGAAAATCATAAAAGAAAGAAGAtccatcaattaacatatcaggCATGCTTAACTATTTCGTGACTATGTATTTCATAATTTGTTTTGATGCacaaatatttattttcttttacaaACAATAGGTGAAGTTCGAAAGCTAGCAATGTATAAATTTAAAACAATTAGGTCAGTTATCAGTACGTTTTCACATATTaaaaaagcaaaaaacaaaaaacaaaaaaatgtacTCCTTTCGTCTAAACATGAAATTTAAAATGTTAATGTGGCTTAAACACCATACCAATAGTAAGTGAGACGTATTACTAAAATAATAAGTAAAAAATAGTTTGATAAAGAAAACATAACATTGAAGTTTAGAATATGCATAGATAAATGAAAATGAATTCTTTGAAGTTGTAAGGACTTAACAGAATAATTTTATTAATCATATTCTTCCAAATATCTGGGACTTTATGGAAATTGGATCATTAATGGGCCTAAATCAAACTTTATTATAGAACTAGGGTAAATGACCTAACGAATACATCACACAACCTCGCATACGCTCTTATTACTAAATTATAGTTAACCGGTACACCTTTTCACAGTAATTTATGACTTATCCACGGTAAAATTAGTATGACCTGGTTTAAATGCGGTGATACTAAATATAGTTAATCGGTACACCTTTACATCTTAATTATGACTTAACCATGATAAATTAGTTTGACTTGGTTCAAATACCGTGTGGGGACCTTATTACTAAATATAGttaagagaaaagacatcatttaacCCTTGAATTTgacacgaaaactcactttaacaattaaacttaagttgtatttatatacctcccttaacaactttcatttcaattattttccaccctaaaaaaataataccactctcacaatgtgaggtgtattacactcgcgccatGTCATTGTCACATCATTGCCACGTCGTTGCCACATCATTGCCATGTCAAAATTACCAAcacttcattttttgtttttcttttattattttttctctttctctttctttttctttctcctcatcctcaccctaCTTTTAGCAACCACTACACCGCTGCTACCCCCACCGCCACCACCAccgcaaaaaaaaaatcatattattatcagtccaaaaaaaaatcaccaccaccatctttaacccaaatccacaaccaccaccatcatctcctccaacaaatttcatccaactccttctcaaattagtcccacttacacttaaattcgtccaaattagttgttttggttgttattgttggccattattagtattattattagcaaacccatttcttccataaccattattccataactttatttttgaaagaaaatcaaaatcaaaatcaagaaaccaaaaaatggtgaaaatgtaAAGAAAAGAATGATGAGAACACAGAGAGAAAGAGGGATTtgcgaagaagaagaagatggaggaaggtggtgggggcggggctgcggggtggggtggggggttgtgaagaagaagaagcagctggGGGCGGGGCTGTGGCGGGGGGAGGGGGCGGGGCTGTGGAGTGGGAAGAAGATGGTGggtgagaagaagaagaagaagaagaagcagctggGGGCGGGGCTGTGGCGGGGGGGGTGGCTGTGGAGTGGGAAGAAGATGGTGGGTGGGGCTGTGGAGTGGGAGGGGGATTGTGAAGAAgatggtttttatttttattttattttttaattgtataatgtttattttattttttaattatatatatatatatatatatatatatatatatatatagagcgggttcactttttttgtttttcactctcttaattattatttttttgttttttttttgccacgtcagcatttggggtggaaaataattgaaatgaaagttattaaggggggtatataaatacaacttacgtttagttgctaaagtgagttttcgtgtcAAGTTCAGGGGTTAcatgatgtcttttctctataGTTAATGGGTACGCTTTTACACCTTAATTATGACTTAACCACGGTAAATTAGTATGACTTGGTTCAAATACCGTGTGCGGATATTATTACCAAATATAGTTGATCAGTACGCCTTTACACTTTAATGATGACTTAATCGCGTTAAATTAGTATGACTTGGTTCAAATACCTTGTGTGGATAAATTCACACTCAAAACTCAGGCAACATTCAATTGTAAGGTACCAAGTAAATCAAAGGCAACGAAATGAATCAAAATTAGAGTACCCAAAAGTAACAAATTTAATGCTGAAAGATGTTTTTCCATACTTTAATgaattttagaaattagaatATACCAAAATTGAAAAATTTAAACATCGTATGCcaattttgcaaaattttgatTAACCAGCTGACACTAATAATGATGTCATTTGAGAAGGAAAGCTACTCTCTCTTTCTACCTCTTCAGTTACcattccaaaaattataattaatCAATTGCATTAAAAAAACCAGAATCATTGTGAAAAGAGTAACAAATCATCATTTATTATGTTTCATGCATGCATTTCTTATTctggaaaattttgcatacaaatGTTAGATTTATGAGGTATCTCCATTTGTTTCTACGTCAAAAGCtaggaggaagaagaggaacaaaaaaaaaggtcaaaagaACAACTTTTATGATTGAAAAAATGGCTGGAAGATCAAGAAAACAGAAAAAACAGAGAAGCAGCTCTAGTTCTTGGAGTTCAGAATCTTCACACAGCATGAATGACTTACATTATGGTGCAAAATTACCAGTGAAAAAGGCAAAAAAAGAGTTTTTGGCTAAGCCCATAAAAGGCTATCTCACTGAAGATGACACAAAACTTGAAACCTCTTCAATGGGGACCAGCAGGAAACGAA carries:
- the LOC132638181 gene encoding small ribosomal subunit protein uS9-like, yielding MEAAAATVQCFGRKKTAVAVTHCKRVIKINGVPIELVQPEILRYKAVEPILLLGRHRYAAVDMRIRVKGGGHTSQIYAIRESIAKALVAFYHKYVDEQSKKEIKDILVRYDRTLLVTDPPRCEPNKFGGRAAPSRFHKSYRYISFMLLFYCSF